CGACAACTTCGGCAACCGTCGCATCCGCGCGGTGGGCGAGCTCATCCAGAACCAGGTCCGCACCGGCCTGTCCCGCATGGAGCGCGTCGTCCGCGAGCGCATGACCACGCAGGACATCGAGGCGATCACCCCGCAGACCCTGATCAACGTGCGACCCGTCGTCGCCGCGATCAAGGAGTTCTTCGGCACGTCGCAGCTGTCGCAGTTCATGGACCAGAACAACCCGCTCGCGGGCCTGACCCACAAGCGTCGCCTCTCGGCGCTCGGCCCCGGCGGTCTCTCGCGCGACCGCGCCGGTGTCGAGGTCCGAGACGTCCACCCCTCGCACTACGGCCGCATGTGCCCGATCGAGACCCCGGAAGGCCCGAACATCGGCCTCATCGGCTCGCTCGCATCGTTCGCGCGCATCAACTCGTTCGGCTTCATCGAGACGCCGTACCGCAAGGTCGTCGCCGGCAAGGTCACCGACCAGATCGACTACCTCACGGCGTCTGAAGAGGACGACTACATCGTCGCCCAGGCCAACGCGCCGCTGAAGAGCGACGGTCACTTCTCCGAAGACCGCGTCCTCGCCCGTCAGAAGGGCGGCGAGGTCGACCTCGTTCCCGCCGACCTGATCGGCTACATGGACGTCTCGCCGCGCCAGATGGTGTCGGTCGGCACGTCGCTCATCCCCTTCCTCGAGCACGACGACGCGAACCGCGCCCTCATGGGTGCCAACATGCAGCGTCAGGCTGTGCCGCTGCTCCGCAGCGACTCGCCGCTCGTCGGAACCGGCATGGAGGGCTACGCGGCCATCGACGCCGGTGACGTCATCACCGCCGACAAGGCCGGTGTCGTCGCCGAGGTCTCGGCCGACTCGGTCACCGTGCAGCTCGATGCGGGCGGCACGCAGACCTACTTCCTGCGCAAGTTCGACCGCTCCAACCAGGGCACGTCGTACAACAACCGCGTGCTCGTGAACGCGGGCGACCGTGTCGAGGTCGGCGAGGTCATCGCCGATGGTCCTGCGACCGACAACGGCGAGCTCGCGCTCGGCAAGAACCTCCTCGTGGCGTTCATGCCGTGGGAGGGTCACAACTTCGAGGACGCGATCATCCTCAGCCAGAACCTCGTGAAGGACGACGTGCTCTCGTCGATCCACATCGAGGAGTACGAGGTCGACGCCCGCGACACGAAGCTCGGCAAGGAGGAGATCACCCGTGATCTCCCGAACGTCAGCCCCGACCTGCTGGCCGACCTCGACGAGCGCGGCATCATCCGCATCGGCGCAGAGGTCCGCCCCGGCGACATCCTCGTCGGCAAGGTCACGCCGAAGGGCGAGACCGAGCTGTCGGCCGAAGAGCGTCTGCTCCGCGCGATCTTCAACGAGAAGAGCCGCGAAGTGCGCGACACCTCGCTGAAGGTGCCCCACGGTGAGCGCGGCACGATCATCGCCGTCAAGGTGTTCGACTCGCAGGACGGCGACGACGAGCTCGGCTCGGGCGTCAACCAGCGCGTGGTCGTCTACATCGCCCAGAAGCGCAAGATCACCGAGGGCGACAAGCTCGCCGGCCGCCACGGCAACAAGGGCGTCATCTCGAAGATCCTCCCGGTCGAGGACATGCCGTTCCTCGCCGACGGAACTCCGGTCGACGTCATCCTGAACCCGCTCGGCATCCCGGGCCGCATGAACTTCGGCCAGGTGCTGGAGACCCACCTCGGGTGGGTCGCCAAGCAGGGCTGGAAGGTCGACGGCAGCCCGGTGTGGGCCAAGAAGCTCCCCAAGGAAGCACACGAGGCCGCTCCCGGCACTAAGGTCGCGACCCCGGTGTTCGACGGCGCGCTCGAGGAGGAGATCGCGGGTCTGCTCGACTCGACGCTCCCCAACCGCGACGGCGAGCGACTCATCGACTCGTCCGGCAAGACGCAGCTCCTCGACGGTCGCTCCGGCGAGCCGTTCCCGTACCCGGTCTCGGTCGGCTACATGTACATCCTGAAGCTGCACCACCTCGTCGACGACAAGATCCACGCGCGTTCGACGGGCCCGTACTCGATGATCACCCAGCAGCCGCTCGGTGGTAAGGCGCAGTTCGGTGGACAGCGATTCGGTGAGATGGAGGTCTGGGCGCTCCAGGCCTACGGCGCCGCATACGCGCTGCAGGAGCTCCTCACGATCAAGTCCGACGACATCCTCGGCCGCGTCAAGGTGTACGAGGCGATCGTCAAGGGCGAGAACATCCAGGAGCCCGGCATCCCCGAGTCCTTCAAGGTGCTCATGAAGGAGATGCAGTCGCTCTGCCTGAACGTCGAGGTGCTCTCGGCCGACGGCACCGCGGTCTCGCTCCGCGACACCGACGACGAGGCCTTCCGCGCTGCGGAAGAGCTCGGCATCAACATCTCCGCGCGCTTCGAGTCGTCGAACATCGACGAGATCTAAGCCTGGCCAGTAGACGATTACAGAGACTTTCCAAGGAGAGAAATTGCTCGACGCAACGACTTTTGACGAGCTTCGCATCGGCCTGGCCACCGCAGAGGACATCCGCAAGTGGTCCTACGGTGAGGTCAAGAAGCCTGAAACCATCAACTACCGCACCCTGAAGCCCGAGAAGGACGGTCTGTTCGGTGAGCAGATCTTCGGCCCGAGCCGCGACTGGGAGTGCGCCTGCGGCAAGTACAAGCGTGTCCGCTTCAAGGGCATCGTCTGTGAGCGATGCGGCGTGGAGGTCACCAAGTCCTCCGTGCGCCGTGAGCGCATGGGCCACATCGAGCTCGCCGCTCCGGTCACGCACATCTGGTACTTCAAGGGTGTGCCCAGCCGTCTCGGCTACCTGCTCGACATGGCGCCGAAGGACCTCGAGAAGGTCATCTACTTCGCCGCCTACATGGTCATCGACGTCGACGACGAGGGTCGTCACGCCGACATGCCCGGCCTCGAGAACGAGCTCCGGCTCGAGATCAAGACCATCGGCGACCAGCGCGATGCCCGCATCGCGACGCTCATGGCTCGCAAGGAGGAGGAGCTCGCCGCACTCGAGGCGGAGGGCGCCAAGTCCGACCAGAAGAAGCGCGCTGAAGCCGCCGCCGACAAGGAGATGACGCAGGTCCGCAAGTCGGGCGACGAGCAGGTCGCGCACCTCGAGCGCGTGTGGGAGGACTTCCGCACCCTCAAGGTCGGCGACCTCAAGCCCGAGGACTCGGTCTTCCACGAGCTCCAGGACCGCTTCGGCATGTACTTCGACGCCTACATGGGCGCCGAGGCCATCAAGAAGCGCCTCGAGGCCTTCGACCTGGCCGCTGAGGCCGACGACCTGCGCCTGCAGATCGCCGAGGGCAAGGGCCAGAAGAAGATCCGCGCGATCAAGCGTCTGCGCGTCGTCAGCTCCTTCCTGCAGACCGGCAACTCGCCGGCCGCGATGGTGCTCGACGTCGTGCCGGTGATCCCGCCGGAGCTTCGTCCGATGGTCCAGCTCGACGGTGGCCGCTTCGCGACCTCCGACCTCAACGACCTCTACCGTCGTGTGATCAACCGCAACAACCGTCTTCGTCGTCTGCTCGACCTCGGTGCCCCCGAGATCATCGTCAACAACGAGAAGCGGATGCTGCAGGAGGCCGTCGACGCACTGTTCGACAACGGCCGCCGCGGTCGCCCCGTCACCGGTACCGGCAACCGCGCCCTGAAGTCCCTGAGCGACATGCTCAAGGGAAAGCAGGGTCGCTTCCGCCAGAACCTGCTCGGCAAGCGCGTCGACTACTCGGGCCGTTCGGTCATCGTCGTCGGCCCGCAGCTGAAGCTGCACCAGTGCGGTCTGCCCAAGCAGATGGCGCTCGAGCTGTTCAAGCCGTTCGTGATCAAGCGCCTGATCGACCTGAGCCACGCTCAGAACATCAAGGCCGCCAAGCGCATGGTCGAGCGTTCGCGCCCCCAGGTCTGGGACGTGCTCGAGGAGATCATCCGTGAGCGCCCGGTTCTGCTGAACCGTGCACCCACGCTGCACCGCCTCGGCATCCAGGCCTTCGAACCGCAGCTCGTCGAGGGCAAGGCCATCCAGCTCCACCCGCTCGTGTGTGCTGCGTTCAACGCGGACTTCGACGGCGACCAGATGGCCGTGCACCTTCCCCTCTCGGTGGAGGCGCAGGCCGAGGCCCGCATCCTGATGCTCGCCTCGAACAACATCCTGAAGCCGTCCGACGGCCGTCCGGTGACCCTGCCCACGCAGGACATGATCATCGGCCTGCACCACCTGACGACCGGCAAGTCCGGCGCCGCAGGTGAGGGTCGCGCGTTCTCGTCGATCGCCGAGGCCATCCTCGCCTTCGACCAGAACCGTCCGGGCGACTTCGCGCTCGACCTCGGTGCCACGGTCAAGATCCGTCTCGAGGGCCTGCACTTCGCCGAGGGCGAGACCCCCGAGGACTTCGTTCCCGGCAAGCCGTACCTGCTCGAGACGACCCTCGGTCGCGCCCTCTTCAACGAGGCGCTTCCGGTCGACTACCCCTACGTGAACGCGCAGGCGGGCAAGACGCAGATCTCGGAGATCGTCAACGACCTCGCCGAGCGCTACCCGAAGACCGAGGTCGCCGCGACCCTCGACCGCATCAAGGACGCCGGCTTCAAGTGGGCGACCCGTTCGGGCGTGACCGTGGCACTCTCCGACATCCTGACGCCGGCCAACAAGGGCGAGATCGTCGCGAAGTACGAGAAGCAGGCCGCCAAGGTCCAGGGTCAGTTCGAGAAGGGTCTCACGACCGACCTCGAGCGCCGCCAGGAGCTCATCCAGATCTGGACGAAGGCCACCGACGAGGTTGCCGTCGCGATGCGCGAGGCGTTCCCCGAGGACAACACGATCAACCGCATGGTGTCGTCGGGTGCTCGTGGTAACTGGCTGCAGATCCGCAACATCGCGGGCATGCGAGGCCTCGTGAACAACCCGAAGGGTGAGATCATCCCTCGCCCGATCATCTCGAGCTACCGCGAGGGTCTCTCGGTCGCCGAGTACTTCATCGCGACGCACGGTGCCCGTAAGGGTCTGGCCGACACGGCCCTCCGTACGGCCGACTCGGGTTACCTCACGCGTCGTCTCGTCGACGTCTCGCAGGACGTCATCATCCGCGAGGAGGACTGCGGCACGACCAAGGGCCTCGAGCTCCCGATCGCGACGACGGATGCCTCGGGCGAGCTCGTCCGCGACCCGAACGTCGAGAACGCGGTCTACGCCCGCAGCCTCGCCGCCGACGCGGTCAACGCCAAGGGCGAGGTCGTCGCCGAGGCCGGTGAAGACGTCGGTGACGTGCTCATCGACAAGCTCATCGCGGCTGCCGTCGAGACGATCAAGGTGCGCTCCGTGCTCACCTGCGAGTCGGCCGTCGGTGTCTGCGCGAAGTGCTACGGCCGTTCGCTCGCGACCGGCAAGCTCGTCGACATCGGCGAGGCCGTCGGCATCATCGCGGCCCAGTCGATCGGTGAGCCCGGCACGCAGCTGACGATGCGTACCTTCCACACCGGTGGTTCGGCCTCGGCCGACGACATCACGCAGGGTCTGCCCCGCGTGCAGGAGCTCTTCGAGGCGCGCACCCCCAAGGGTGCATCGCCCATCGTCGAGGCCCCGGGTCGCATCACGATCGACGAGACCGACAAGCAGCGCAAGGTCATCCTCACGCCCGACAACGGCGACGAGCCGATCGCGTACAACGTGCTCAAGCGTTCGACCCTCCTGGTCGAAGACGGACAGCACGTCGAGCTCGGCCAGCAGCTGATCGTCGGCACCGTCGACCCGAAGGAGGTCCTCCGGGTCAAGGGTGTGCGCGAAGTGCAGAAGCACCTCGTCAACGGCGTGCAGGACGTCTACCGCTCGCAGGGTGTGCCGATCCACGACAAGCACATCGAGGTCATCGTGCGCCAGATGCTGCGCAAGGTCACCGTCGTCGACCACGGCGACACCGACCTGCTGCCCGGTGAGCTCGTCGACCGCCTGAAGTACAACGGCATCAACCGTGCCGCGCTGACCGAGGGCAAGAAGACGGCGTCGGCTCGCCAGGAGGTCATGGGTATCACCAAGGCCTCGCTCGCGACCGAGTCGTGGCTGTCGGCCGCGTCCTTCCAGGAGACGACCCGCGTGCTCACGCAGGCCGCCATGGAGGGCAAGTCCGACCCGCTCGTCGGCCTCAAGGAGAACGTGATCATCGGAAAGCTGATCCCCGCCGGCACCGGTCTGCAGAAGTACCGGAACGTCGCGGTCGAGGCGACCGAGGAGGCGAAGGCGGAGCGGTACCCGAACCGCATCTTCACCGACGACGCCGCGTTCACCGAGGGCGACCTGAGCTTCGTCGACTTCGACGCGTTCTCGAGCGACGACTTCACCCCCGGCAACTACAGCTAGTCAGCCGATACGACAGCAGGGCCCCGGAGCGATCCGGGGCCCTGCTTCGTTTCCGGGCGAGCCGCGGCGACGACAGCGGGTTCGGGCGACGTTACGATCGCTCGAGACGCCGATGTCGCCGATCCGAAGGGCCACCGATGACCGATCACACCCCGCCGCCTCCCGCGGCATCCGGGGCGAATGCTCGACCGGCTCTGGTGCGGCGCCCGCAATTCTGGACCGCCGTCGAGCTGCTCACGTCCGCCTCGGCCATCACCTGCAAGTGGGGCAACCCGGCCGGCGGGTCGGATCGCGGACTCACGACCAACGTCGCCCACGTCACCGAAGAGCAGGCCGCAGCGATGATCGCCCACTTCGGCGAGAGCGGCTACAGCTGCTACGAGGAACTCCAGGGCACCCGGTGCGTCAGGGAGACGCCGCCGAGCGTCGACGGACAGGCGGGGGAGTCGCACTTCATTCGCGACGACGTGTGGATCGCGACGCACTGGGTGAACGCCGGCCCCGACAGGTACACGCACGACATCGTGGCCGCGATCTTCGGCTGAGCGAAGCGCCGCGCGCGCTCCCGGATTACGGTCCGATGCGTTGCTACAGTTGGCCAACCACGGGTGCGAGGGGTGCCCGGAAGGAGCGCGATCATGAGCAGCACGACTCCCGGAGCAGACCCGGAACGTCACGGCGAAGAGACCGGCCCGGTCGGCGAGGGCATCGTCGATGACTCCGCGCCCGAGCCCGCCCCCGTCCTGAACGAGACAGGCCCCGTCGACGAGCCCGCGCCCATCGAGGCAGAGCCGGTCGAATCCTCGGCCGAGGCGTCAGAGCCGGAGGCCGTCGACGCCGAGCTCGCCGCGACCTCGCCCCTGGATGAGGCCCTCGAGCGGGCGAGCGCCCACCCCGCGCCCGAAGAGACCAACGGCATCGACGACCTGGATGCCTCGTCGACGCCCGACCCGGTCGCCGCCGATGCCGTGCGTCGTGAGACCTACGTGCCGGCATCGACCGTCGCCGCCGGAACGGCCGCCGGCGCGGCCACGCTCGCCGACGTGCCGGAGCCGGTGTACGTCGCACCGCAGCCCGGTCCGCAGACGATCTACGTGCAGGCGCCGACGCCGCCGAAGGCGAAGGGCAATCGCGGATTCGGCGTGCTCGTCGCGCTCATCGGCACCGTCGCGTTCGGTGTGCTCTTCGCGGCCGTCGCGTACGTGCTCTACCTGAGTTTCGGTGCGCCGGACGGTGAGGCGATCGGCATCGCCGACTTCCTCATCCAGCCCACGTTCTGGGTGCCAGTCGTCGCGTTCTTCATCGGGTTCGCGCTGCTCGCCGCGATCGTCAACCGCGGACCGTGGTGGACGTACGCCGTGTTCGGGCTGCTCGTCGGGGTGCTCGTCTACTTCGCCTACATCGGCGGCTCGTTGCTCTACGTGCAGGCCTGGACGCTCACGCTCGAGCAGGCGAACGACTTCATCGCAGAGCGCTGGCTCGACCCGTACGCGATCGTCGCGGCGGTCATCGCCCGGGAGATCCCGATCTGGCTCGGCGGCTGGATCGCCGCCCGCGGGCGCACGGTCACCGAGCGCAACCGGCTCGCGATCGAGGCGTACGACCGCGAGCTCGCGGCAGGCCCGCAGGTGCAGCGCTACTAGAGGCGGACGGCGGTCTACTCCGAGGCGGCGCAGTCGCGAACGAGGTCGGCCGGAGCTTCGATGTCGAGCTCCTCACCCCACGCGCCGAACGCGAATGAGCCGTCGCCGCTCGGGTCTCCTGCGGTGAAGTCCGTCGGCAAGGGTGCCCCGACGCGCTGCACGTGCATGACTCCTGCCGGCGCGGTCTCGCCGCCCACGACCACTTCGAGGAGCTCGGCGTCGGCGGCGGGCTGTGCCACGCTCACCGATCCACTCGCGCCGAGCAGTGCCGAGACCAGGTCTGCGGGGCGCAGGAGCGGCGACCACTGGTCGGCGAGGCCGTCACCGGCGGCGGCGCAGACGTACCCCTGTTCGAGCTCGGGGATGCCGAGTTGCGCGGCGTATGCGGCATTGCCCCGCATGTAGGTGTGCCCGCCGACCGTGACGACGTCGAGACTCAGCCCGCCGGCGGTGATCTTCGCAGCGAAGGCTCCGGGCCGACCGCGGTAGTCGACGGCGACCGTGCGTCCCCGGGCCGGGTCCGCCTCGGGCGTCGCGGCGGTCAGCTCGGTGAACGTGCCCGAGTACTCGACCGTGCCGGCGGCCGCGACGGCGTCGACGACCTCGCCGGCGGCGTCCGTCCCGGTCAGGAGCCAGAGCCCGTTGCCGTCGATCTGCGAGGGGTCGAGGTCGCCGAGCTCGAAGTGAGACGGGGTCGGCGGCACCTCGGGCGGCGCCTGGCTGCAGCCGGCCAGGGCGAGCGCCGCGACGAGCGCGAGCGGCGCGGCCCGCCTCACGATGCGGCGTCGGCGACGCACGCGCTCTGCGCCCGCTGTGCACCGAGGGTCTCGGCGTCGAGCGAGACCTCGCCTGTGGTCGCGGTCGGTCGCACGACGAAGCACGTGTCGTTCTCGTAGAGGCCGAGCGCCGACGGCAGCCAGGCCTCGGTGCCGGTGACCCATTGGGTCAGGTCGGTCGTCTCGCCGTCGCCGTGCACGGCGTAGACGCTGTAGGCCGCGTCGGGGCCGCTCCAGTCGAGATGGGCGTTGCCGCCGTCGATGGTCAGCCCGAGACCGCTGACCGCGACGGAGTCGTCGGTGACGGCGGTGATGATGAACCACGTGATGGCACTCGCGAGCGCGACGAAGGTGAGTCCGATCGAGACCATGAACGCCGGATGCCGCCACCACTTGCGCTCCTGTGCAGGCGCCTCGGCCAACTCGGGGAGGACCGAGCCCGTGGTGCCGAGCGGGCGGGTTCCTGCGGTCTGGGGCAGGGCGGTCTGACCGGGCGCGCTGCCGAGCGAGGGGTTCTGCATCGGATCCTTCCGGGGCTGCGCCGAACGAAACGGTCGGCGCCGGCCGACCGCGTACCATGGTATCCCGAACGCCCGGGGGCACGATTCGTGCGCGACGACAGGAGAGCAGTGGTCACAGCGCGGGTCCGCCGAGCCGTGACGGCCGCGCTCGTCGTCGTGGGCGCCGTGAGCGCCGTGCCCGCTGCTGCAGCGTACGCCGAGGGCGACGGCGGAGCGGATGCCGCGGCATCCGGTGCGGCATCCGGCCCGACCTCGATCGCCGTGCCGTATCTCGGCTCCGCCTCGATCGAGCCGGGGGAGGGCTGGCAGATCACCGACTGCGCGGGCCCGCGCGCCGCGAGCCCCCTCGTCGTCGCGTGCGAACCGGCGAAGATCACGCTGAGCGCGCCGAGCTTCGATCCCGAGGCGCCCGTCACGATCGTGCCGGTGCCGCTCTCGAACGGCCGCACGTCGATCGTCGTCGACTACTCCGTGTCGCTGGCCCCGCCCGAGGCGCCGACGGTGGCCGGAGGCGAGGTCGGGCACCCGGTCGCCGCCGGGTCCACGGCGCTGCTCCCGCTCAGCGACCTCGGCATCGCGTGCGCGGTCTGCGCGGAGGGCGGCGCACTCGACGTCGTGGAGGTGCTCCCCGCGGAGGCCGGCAGTGCGGCGTCGAACGGCACGCACCTCGTCTTCCGGCCCTCGGCGGGCTTCACCGGCGACGCCGAGCTCGTCGTGCGCTACGCCGACGACTACGGCGCCTGGTCGGCCGACGCCTCGATCGTCGTGCCGGTCTACGCGCCGAGCGCGACGCTCATCGCCTCGAGCATCACGACTCCGCTCGGCGACGGGCCGCAGACGGTCGACCTGATGCCGCTCGTCTTCCGGTTCGGCGGCGACGCCGACATCACGCTCGTCGGCTGCGGTTCCACGATCCACGGGTCCGTGGTGTGCGCACCCGACGGCACGGCGGTGTACGCGCCGTCCGGGGCATCCGTCGACCAGTTCAGCTACCACGTCGTCTCGACCGACGGCGAGCACGCGACCGGGTCGGTGACCTTCGTTCCGGATGCCGCGGGGCAGGCGTTCGTGCCGGCGTCGGCGATCGGCGCCGACGATGGCGTACCGTCGAAGATCGTTCCGCGCGTGCCGGTCGAGGGGGACGCGGCAGGCGTGCGATCGGGGATCTTCGCCCCGCTCATCGAGACGCTCGACCGAGCGGGCGTGCGATGACGGCGACGATGACGACGGCGATGATGTTCGCGACAGAGAGGTGTGCAGCATGAGCGTTCGACTGACGGTCGGCGAACCGGTCGCGGCGGGGAAGCCGTCGTCGTGGCTCCTGAAGGTCGACGAGGCGACGACGGTCGGAGAGGTCGCGGAGTCGCTCGGCGTCGTGCCCAGCGTGCTCGACCCCCGGGCCGGCACGGCGACGCCGCTCGCCGAATCCGCGCTGCTGTCGGGTGCCACGGTTCCGGCGGCGGCGGCGTCGACGCTCCTTGCACCCGGCACGCTCCGACTCGAGGTCGTCGGCGGGCCGTTCGCCGGTGAGAGCGTGCCGATCGCCCGCGGCGCCGCCATCACGATCGGCAGCGCGAACTCCGCCGGTCTCACGATCGCCGACCCCGCCCTGGCGCCGCAGCACGCGGTGCTGGCGCTGAACGCCGCAGCGACGCTCGAGAGCGGCCGGCCCGCCCCGCTCGCCGCGACCCTGGCACCCGCGGTCGAGGGGGCCCCGATGTGGGTGAACGGCGAACCGATCTCCGCCGAGGTCGCCCTCGTTCCCGCCGACCTGTTCCAGATCGGCAGCAGCATGTTCCGCATCGGCATGGCCCCCGGGTCCGATGCCGACCTCACCCGCGACGCCCTCGGTGGTCGCGGCTTCAACCGGCCTTCGCGCATCGAGCCGACGAAGGCGCAACCGGTCGTGCAACTGCCGGGCGACAAGCCCGACGACCCCGACCAGTCGCCCATGCCGTGGCTCTCGGCGATCATCCCCGTCGTGCTCGGCGTCACGATGGCCGTCGTGTTCCAGCGCCCCATCATGCTGCTCATGGCTGCGGCGAGTCCGATCATGGTCGTCGGCTCCTTCATCGCGAACCGCAAGCTCGCGAAGAAGAAGGGCCTGAAGACCGAGAAGCAGTGGATCGAGGAGGTCAAGGTCGCCGAGCGTCGCATCAGCGACCTGGCACGGGTGCAGCGGCTCGAGGGCTGGTACCGCATGCCCGACCCGGTCATGATCGCCGACATCGCGCTC
The DNA window shown above is from Agromyces cerinus and carries:
- the rpoB gene encoding DNA-directed RNA polymerase subunit beta is translated as MAAARNATTPTPKNGRGASRLSFAKVTDTLTVPDLLALQTESFDWLVGNEAWKTRLTEGKAAGRQDLPETTGLEEIFEEISPIEDLGETMQLSFTNPELEPPKYTIDECKEKSKTYSAPLYVNAEFMNHLTGEIKTQTVFMGDFPLMTPKGTFVINGTERVVVSQLVRSPGVYFERTPEKTSDKDIYSARVIPSRGAWLEFEIDKRDQVGVRIDRKRKQSVTVFLKALGLTSEEILEEFAGYESIALTLEKDNILTKEEALKDIYRKLRPGEQVAAEAARALLDNFYFNPKRYDLAKVGRYKINNKLGLEAPLTDSVLTVQDIVATIKYLVALHDERTTLPGRRAGKAVDLRLDVDDIDNFGNRRIRAVGELIQNQVRTGLSRMERVVRERMTTQDIEAITPQTLINVRPVVAAIKEFFGTSQLSQFMDQNNPLAGLTHKRRLSALGPGGLSRDRAGVEVRDVHPSHYGRMCPIETPEGPNIGLIGSLASFARINSFGFIETPYRKVVAGKVTDQIDYLTASEEDDYIVAQANAPLKSDGHFSEDRVLARQKGGEVDLVPADLIGYMDVSPRQMVSVGTSLIPFLEHDDANRALMGANMQRQAVPLLRSDSPLVGTGMEGYAAIDAGDVITADKAGVVAEVSADSVTVQLDAGGTQTYFLRKFDRSNQGTSYNNRVLVNAGDRVEVGEVIADGPATDNGELALGKNLLVAFMPWEGHNFEDAIILSQNLVKDDVLSSIHIEEYEVDARDTKLGKEEITRDLPNVSPDLLADLDERGIIRIGAEVRPGDILVGKVTPKGETELSAEERLLRAIFNEKSREVRDTSLKVPHGERGTIIAVKVFDSQDGDDELGSGVNQRVVVYIAQKRKITEGDKLAGRHGNKGVISKILPVEDMPFLADGTPVDVILNPLGIPGRMNFGQVLETHLGWVAKQGWKVDGSPVWAKKLPKEAHEAAPGTKVATPVFDGALEEEIAGLLDSTLPNRDGERLIDSSGKTQLLDGRSGEPFPYPVSVGYMYILKLHHLVDDKIHARSTGPYSMITQQPLGGKAQFGGQRFGEMEVWALQAYGAAYALQELLTIKSDDILGRVKVYEAIVKGENIQEPGIPESFKVLMKEMQSLCLNVEVLSADGTAVSLRDTDDEAFRAAEELGINISARFESSNIDEI
- the rpoC gene encoding DNA-directed RNA polymerase subunit beta'; protein product: MLDATTFDELRIGLATAEDIRKWSYGEVKKPETINYRTLKPEKDGLFGEQIFGPSRDWECACGKYKRVRFKGIVCERCGVEVTKSSVRRERMGHIELAAPVTHIWYFKGVPSRLGYLLDMAPKDLEKVIYFAAYMVIDVDDEGRHADMPGLENELRLEIKTIGDQRDARIATLMARKEEELAALEAEGAKSDQKKRAEAAADKEMTQVRKSGDEQVAHLERVWEDFRTLKVGDLKPEDSVFHELQDRFGMYFDAYMGAEAIKKRLEAFDLAAEADDLRLQIAEGKGQKKIRAIKRLRVVSSFLQTGNSPAAMVLDVVPVIPPELRPMVQLDGGRFATSDLNDLYRRVINRNNRLRRLLDLGAPEIIVNNEKRMLQEAVDALFDNGRRGRPVTGTGNRALKSLSDMLKGKQGRFRQNLLGKRVDYSGRSVIVVGPQLKLHQCGLPKQMALELFKPFVIKRLIDLSHAQNIKAAKRMVERSRPQVWDVLEEIIRERPVLLNRAPTLHRLGIQAFEPQLVEGKAIQLHPLVCAAFNADFDGDQMAVHLPLSVEAQAEARILMLASNNILKPSDGRPVTLPTQDMIIGLHHLTTGKSGAAGEGRAFSSIAEAILAFDQNRPGDFALDLGATVKIRLEGLHFAEGETPEDFVPGKPYLLETTLGRALFNEALPVDYPYVNAQAGKTQISEIVNDLAERYPKTEVAATLDRIKDAGFKWATRSGVTVALSDILTPANKGEIVAKYEKQAAKVQGQFEKGLTTDLERRQELIQIWTKATDEVAVAMREAFPEDNTINRMVSSGARGNWLQIRNIAGMRGLVNNPKGEIIPRPIISSYREGLSVAEYFIATHGARKGLADTALRTADSGYLTRRLVDVSQDVIIREEDCGTTKGLELPIATTDASGELVRDPNVENAVYARSLAADAVNAKGEVVAEAGEDVGDVLIDKLIAAAVETIKVRSVLTCESAVGVCAKCYGRSLATGKLVDIGEAVGIIAAQSIGEPGTQLTMRTFHTGGSASADDITQGLPRVQELFEARTPKGASPIVEAPGRITIDETDKQRKVILTPDNGDEPIAYNVLKRSTLLVEDGQHVELGQQLIVGTVDPKEVLRVKGVREVQKHLVNGVQDVYRSQGVPIHDKHIEVIVRQMLRKVTVVDHGDTDLLPGELVDRLKYNGINRAALTEGKKTASARQEVMGITKASLATESWLSAASFQETTRVLTQAAMEGKSDPLVGLKENVIIGKLIPAGTGLQKYRNVAVEATEEAKAERYPNRIFTDDAAFTEGDLSFVDFDAFSSDDFTPGNYS